The Burkholderia cepacia genome includes a region encoding these proteins:
- a CDS encoding copper resistance CopC family protein, with protein sequence MTFDLLSLGRKAAAVALAATVSTAAFAHARPAKADPAANAALAVAPTAVTIDFTEPLEPAFSSIVVVDGSGKTVSDGHVRIDASNRKRMTVPLTAVGTGAYTVKWVAVATDGHRTQGAYGFSVK encoded by the coding sequence ATGACCTTCGATCTGCTCTCCCTCGGCCGCAAGGCGGCCGCCGTCGCGCTCGCCGCGACCGTGTCGACGGCCGCATTCGCGCATGCGCGGCCGGCCAAAGCCGATCCGGCGGCCAACGCCGCGCTGGCCGTCGCACCGACCGCCGTCACGATCGACTTCACCGAGCCGCTGGAGCCGGCGTTCAGCTCGATCGTCGTCGTCGACGGCAGCGGCAAGACGGTGTCGGACGGTCACGTGCGCATCGACGCGTCGAACCGCAAGCGGATGACGGTGCCGCTCACGGCGGTCGGCACGGGCGCCTATACGGTGAAATGGGTGGCCGTCGCGACCGACGGGCACCGCACGCAGGGCGCGTACGGCTTCAGCGTGAAATGA
- a CDS encoding DUF934 domain-containing protein codes for MASIIKNRAVIDDAWQVVRAAEDGALPAVDALPAGKVLVPFALWQAERAALVAAKTKDELGVWLAPDSEPADLVADFGAISLVAVDFPRFADGRGYSIARLLRERHGWTGELRAIGDVLRDQLLYMSRCGFDAFAVRADKDIHDALNAFTEFTQRYQGAFDQPEPLFRRRGAAADAAASDAKVGA; via the coding sequence ATGGCTTCGATTATCAAGAACCGCGCAGTGATCGACGATGCATGGCAGGTCGTGCGCGCGGCGGAAGACGGTGCACTGCCCGCGGTCGATGCGTTGCCGGCCGGCAAGGTGCTGGTGCCGTTCGCGTTGTGGCAGGCCGAGCGCGCGGCGCTCGTCGCCGCGAAGACGAAGGACGAGCTCGGCGTGTGGCTCGCCCCGGACAGCGAGCCGGCCGATCTCGTGGCCGACTTCGGCGCGATTTCGCTGGTCGCCGTCGACTTCCCGCGCTTCGCGGACGGCCGCGGCTACAGCATCGCGCGCCTGCTGCGCGAGCGCCACGGCTGGACGGGCGAGCTGCGCGCGATCGGCGACGTGCTGCGCGACCAGTTGCTGTACATGTCGCGTTGCGGCTTCGACGCATTCGCGGTGCGCGCCGACAAGGACATCCACGACGCGCTGAACGCGTTCACGGAATTCACGCAGCGTTATCAGGGCGCGTTCGACCAGCCCGAACCGCTGTTCCGCCGTCGCGGTGCGGCCGCTGACGCAGCGGCGTCCGACGCGAAGGTGGGCGCATGA
- a CDS encoding CysB family HTH-type transcriptional regulator, whose product MNLHQFRFVREAVRQNFNLTEAAKALYTSQPGVSKAIIELEDELGVEIFTRHGKRVRSLTEPGRIILASVERILQEVESLKRVGKDYAAQDQGNLTIAATHTQARYSLPAAIAEFKKRFPKVHLSILQGSPTQVAEMVIHDQADLAIATEAISDYKELVSLPCFQWHHAAVVPADHPLLERKPVTLDDLAQYPLITYDDAFAGRKKINHAFALRGLSPDIVLEAIDADVIKTYVELGLGVGIMADIAFNPERDRNLRLIPVGHLFGSNVTRVALKQGAYLRSYVYTLVELLSPTLNRKLIEQALKGESESYEL is encoded by the coding sequence ATGAACCTGCACCAATTTCGCTTCGTGCGCGAGGCCGTCCGGCAGAATTTCAACCTCACCGAGGCCGCCAAGGCGCTCTACACGTCGCAGCCGGGGGTATCGAAGGCGATCATCGAGCTCGAGGACGAGCTCGGCGTGGAGATCTTCACGCGGCACGGCAAGCGCGTGCGCTCGCTCACCGAGCCGGGCAGGATCATCCTCGCGTCGGTCGAGCGGATTCTTCAGGAGGTTGAAAGCCTTAAAAGGGTCGGAAAAGATTACGCAGCACAGGATCAGGGCAACCTGACCATCGCCGCGACCCACACGCAGGCCCGCTACTCGCTGCCGGCCGCGATCGCCGAATTCAAGAAGCGCTTTCCGAAGGTACACCTGTCGATCCTGCAAGGCAGCCCGACACAGGTGGCCGAGATGGTGATCCACGACCAGGCCGATCTGGCGATCGCGACCGAGGCGATCTCCGACTACAAGGAGCTCGTGTCGCTGCCCTGCTTCCAGTGGCATCACGCGGCCGTCGTGCCGGCCGACCACCCGTTGCTCGAACGCAAGCCGGTCACGCTCGACGATCTCGCGCAGTACCCGCTGATTACGTACGACGACGCGTTCGCGGGCCGCAAGAAGATCAACCATGCGTTTGCGCTTCGCGGGCTGTCGCCGGACATCGTGCTCGAGGCGATCGACGCCGACGTGATCAAGACCTACGTCGAACTCGGCCTCGGCGTCGGGATCATGGCCGACATCGCGTTCAATCCCGAGCGCGACCGCAACCTGCGGCTGATCCCGGTCGGCCACCTGTTCGGCAGCAACGTGACGCGTGTCGCGCTCAAGCAGGGCGCCTACCTGCGCAGCTATGTGTATACGCTCGTCGAACTGCTGTCGCCGACGCTGAACCGCAAGCTGATCGAACAGGCGCTCAAGGGCGAATCCGAATCGTACGAGCTTTGA
- a CDS encoding nitrite/sulfite reductase, which yields MYQYDQYDQTIVDERVAQYRDQVRRRLSGELSEEEFRPLRLQNGLYMQRHAYMHRIAIPYGNLRSDQLRMLARIAREHDRGYGHFSTRSNIQFNWIQLEETPEILAKLASVQMHGIQTSGNCIRNITADQFAGVAQDEEIDPRPWSEILRQWSTFHPEFAWLPRKFKIAVSGSKVDRAAVQIHDLGVYLKKNAQGEVVASILAGGGLGRTPIVGAVIKEDLPWQHLLTYCEAVLRVYNRYGRRDNLYKARIKILVKALSPAKFAQQVEEEWQHLKDGPSTLTQAEVDRVSQYFRPPVYEKLADTDASFEQHLLENKAFARWVERNVAPHKVAGYAAVTLSLKDHRVAPGDATDRQMDLVADWADAYSFGELRVSHEQNLILANVKKRDLFEVWEKAKAAGFATPNIGLLTDIIACPGGDFCSLANAKSIPIALAIQQRFDDLDYVYDLGDLSLNISGCMNSCGHHHVGNIGILGVDKDGAEWYQVSLGGEQGTGRNGARLGRVIGPSFSAEEVPDVIAKLIDTFVESRVDGERFVDTYDRIGIAPFKERVYAARQAVNA from the coding sequence ATGTATCAGTACGACCAATACGACCAGACGATCGTCGACGAGCGTGTCGCGCAGTACCGCGATCAGGTGCGCCGCCGGCTGTCGGGCGAGTTGAGCGAAGAAGAATTCCGTCCGCTGCGCCTGCAGAACGGCCTGTACATGCAGCGCCACGCGTACATGCACCGCATCGCGATTCCGTACGGCAACCTGCGCAGCGACCAGCTCCGGATGCTGGCGCGCATCGCCCGCGAACACGACCGCGGCTACGGCCACTTCTCGACCCGCTCGAACATCCAGTTCAACTGGATCCAGCTCGAGGAAACGCCCGAGATCCTCGCGAAGCTCGCGTCGGTGCAGATGCACGGCATCCAGACGTCGGGCAACTGCATCCGCAACATCACGGCCGACCAGTTCGCCGGCGTCGCTCAAGACGAGGAGATCGATCCGCGCCCGTGGTCGGAAATCCTGCGCCAGTGGTCGACGTTCCATCCCGAATTCGCATGGCTGCCGCGCAAGTTCAAGATCGCGGTGTCGGGCTCGAAGGTCGACCGCGCGGCCGTGCAGATCCATGACCTCGGCGTGTACCTGAAGAAGAACGCGCAGGGCGAAGTGGTCGCGAGCATCCTCGCGGGCGGCGGCCTCGGCCGTACCCCGATCGTCGGCGCGGTGATCAAGGAAGACCTGCCGTGGCAGCACCTGCTGACCTACTGCGAAGCCGTGCTGCGCGTGTACAACCGCTACGGCCGCCGCGACAACCTGTACAAGGCGCGCATCAAGATCCTCGTGAAGGCGCTGTCGCCCGCGAAGTTCGCGCAGCAGGTCGAGGAAGAGTGGCAGCACCTGAAGGACGGCCCGTCGACGCTCACGCAGGCGGAAGTCGATCGCGTGTCGCAGTACTTCCGGCCGCCCGTCTACGAGAAGCTGGCCGATACCGACGCATCGTTCGAACAGCACCTGCTCGAGAACAAGGCGTTCGCGCGCTGGGTCGAGCGTAACGTCGCACCGCACAAGGTGGCCGGCTATGCAGCCGTCACGCTGTCGCTGAAGGATCACCGTGTTGCGCCGGGCGATGCGACCGACCGGCAGATGGACCTGGTGGCCGACTGGGCCGACGCCTACTCGTTCGGCGAGCTGCGCGTGTCGCACGAGCAGAACCTGATTCTCGCGAACGTGAAGAAGCGCGACCTGTTCGAGGTCTGGGAAAAGGCGAAGGCGGCCGGTTTCGCGACGCCGAACATCGGCCTGCTGACCGACATCATCGCGTGCCCGGGCGGCGACTTCTGCTCGCTCGCGAACGCGAAGTCGATCCCGATCGCGCTGGCGATCCAGCAGCGTTTCGACGATCTGGACTACGTGTACGACCTCGGCGACCTGTCGCTGAACATTTCCGGCTGCATGAACTCGTGCGGTCACCACCACGTCGGCAACATCGGCATCCTCGGCGTCGACAAGGACGGCGCCGAGTGGTACCAGGTGTCGCTCGGCGGCGAGCAGGGCACGGGCCGGAACGGCGCGCGCCTCGGCCGCGTGATCGGGCCGTCGTTCTCGGCGGAAGAAGTGCCCGACGTGATCGCGAAGCTGATCGACACGTTCGTCGAATCGCGCGTCGACGGCGAGCGCTTCGTCGACACGTACGACCGCATCGGCATCGCGCCGTTCAAGGAGCGCGTGTATGCGGCGCGCCAGGCAGTGAACGCGTAA
- a CDS encoding DinB family protein: protein MNPTTLDALADFPRQLEAHFAAVPDGYARWTPDDWAGIPSEHFSPLGQLCHVRDIEIDGYHVRLRRMLEEDRPLLMSIDGDALAIERRYDDARASDVLAAFRDARRRTVDIVARLTPAQLARIGEFDGYGSLTVRGLVHYLCSHDQQHLAGMQWLLGRIDAERHAR, encoded by the coding sequence ATGAATCCGACGACGCTCGACGCACTCGCCGATTTTCCCCGTCAGCTCGAAGCCCATTTCGCGGCCGTCCCCGACGGCTACGCGCGCTGGACGCCCGACGACTGGGCCGGGATCCCGAGCGAGCACTTCTCGCCGCTCGGGCAGCTCTGCCACGTGCGCGACATCGAGATCGACGGTTATCACGTGCGGTTGCGGCGGATGCTCGAGGAAGACCGCCCGCTGCTCATGTCGATCGATGGCGACGCGCTCGCGATCGAGCGCCGCTACGACGACGCCCGCGCATCCGACGTGCTCGCCGCGTTTCGCGACGCCCGGCGCCGGACGGTCGACATCGTGGCGCGCCTCACGCCGGCCCAACTGGCGCGCATCGGCGAATTCGACGGTTACGGCTCGCTGACCGTGCGCGGGCTCGTCCACTACCTGTGCAGCCACGACCAGCAGCATCTGGCCGGCATGCAATGGCTGCTCGGCAGGATCGACGCCGAGCGGCACGCGCGCTGA
- a CDS encoding LysR family transcriptional regulator → MDKLDQVRIFLQVAEMGSFIKAAHALDVPRATVSAAVQQLETGLGTRLLHRTTRQVQLTADGALLLERGRRLLAEADELDRLFRRRDRDVIGRLNVDVPSRIARRMVAPALPSLFRRYPKLQLSLGSTDRSIDLVQEGVDCAIRVGRLADSSLVVRPLGQFTLINCASPDYLRECGVPEHPDALAHGHWAIGYASPTTGRELPWEVCEHGTTRQFALPSRVIVNNAETYIASCIAGMGLIQIPRFDVEHLLVSGALVDVMPGHRAAPMDVSAVYPHRRHRSRRLNAFVEWFGELMGDALRETGRAG, encoded by the coding sequence ATGGACAAGCTGGATCAGGTCAGAATCTTCCTGCAGGTTGCCGAGATGGGCAGCTTCATCAAGGCCGCGCACGCGCTCGACGTGCCGCGCGCGACCGTGTCGGCGGCCGTCCAGCAGCTCGAGACGGGGCTCGGCACGCGCCTCTTGCATCGCACGACGCGCCAGGTGCAGCTGACTGCCGACGGCGCGCTGCTGCTCGAACGCGGCCGGCGCCTGCTCGCGGAAGCCGATGAACTCGACCGCCTGTTCCGCCGTCGCGACCGCGACGTGATCGGCAGGCTGAACGTCGACGTGCCGAGCCGGATCGCGCGCCGGATGGTGGCGCCCGCGCTGCCGTCGCTGTTTCGCCGGTACCCGAAGCTGCAACTGTCGCTCGGCTCGACGGATCGTTCGATCGACCTGGTGCAGGAGGGCGTCGACTGCGCGATCCGCGTCGGGCGGCTCGCGGACAGCAGCCTCGTCGTGCGGCCGCTCGGGCAGTTCACGCTGATCAACTGCGCGAGCCCCGACTACCTGCGCGAATGCGGCGTGCCCGAGCATCCGGACGCGCTTGCGCACGGACACTGGGCGATCGGCTATGCGTCGCCGACGACCGGGCGCGAGCTGCCGTGGGAAGTGTGCGAGCACGGCACGACGCGCCAGTTCGCGCTGCCCAGCCGCGTGATCGTCAACAACGCCGAAACCTATATCGCCAGCTGCATCGCCGGGATGGGGCTGATCCAGATTCCGCGCTTCGACGTCGAGCATCTGCTCGTCAGCGGCGCACTCGTCGACGTGATGCCGGGCCACCGCGCCGCGCCGATGGACGTATCGGCCGTGTATCCGCACCGGCGCCATCGTTCGCGGCGGCTCAATGCCTTCGTCGAGTGGTTCGGCGAGCTGATGGGCGATGCGCTGCGCGAGACGGGGCGCGCCGGCTGA
- the cysD gene encoding sulfate adenylyltransferase subunit CysD: protein MSTTLEQSAFAPPAGADSRMGHLDWLEAESIHILRELVAECSKPALLFSGGKDSVVVLHLALKAFGLGANRKTTLPFPLVHIDTGHNYEEVIDFRDRRAKELGAELVVGHVEDSIKRGTVVLRRETDSRNAAQAVTLLETIEQHGYTALIGGARRDEEKARAKERIFSFRDEFGQWDPKAQRPELWSLYNARLHNGEHLRVFPISNWTELDVWQYIARENLELPSIYYAHQREIVRRNGLLVPVTPLTPMRDGETSELAQVRFRTVGDISCTCPVESDADDVEKIIAETAVTEITERGATRMDDQASEAAMEQRKKQGYF, encoded by the coding sequence ATGAGCACGACGCTCGAGCAATCCGCCTTTGCCCCGCCCGCCGGTGCCGACAGCCGCATGGGCCACCTCGACTGGCTCGAAGCCGAGTCGATCCACATCCTGCGCGAACTGGTCGCCGAATGCAGCAAGCCGGCGCTGTTGTTCTCGGGCGGCAAGGATTCGGTCGTCGTGCTGCATCTGGCACTGAAGGCGTTCGGCCTCGGCGCGAACCGCAAGACGACGCTGCCGTTCCCGCTCGTGCACATCGACACGGGCCACAACTACGAGGAAGTGATCGACTTCCGCGACCGCCGCGCGAAAGAACTCGGCGCCGAGCTGGTCGTCGGTCACGTCGAGGATTCGATCAAGCGCGGCACGGTCGTGCTGCGCCGCGAAACCGATTCGCGCAATGCCGCACAGGCCGTCACGCTGCTCGAGACGATCGAACAGCACGGCTACACGGCGCTGATCGGCGGCGCGCGCCGCGACGAAGAGAAGGCGCGCGCGAAGGAGCGCATCTTCTCGTTCCGCGACGAATTCGGCCAGTGGGATCCGAAGGCGCAGCGCCCGGAACTGTGGAGCCTGTACAACGCCCGCCTGCACAACGGCGAGCACCTGCGCGTGTTCCCGATCTCGAACTGGACCGAGCTCGACGTGTGGCAGTACATCGCGCGCGAGAACCTCGAACTGCCGTCGATCTATTACGCGCACCAGCGCGAGATCGTACGCCGCAACGGCCTGCTCGTGCCGGTCACGCCGCTCACGCCGATGCGTGACGGCGAGACGAGCGAGCTCGCGCAGGTGCGCTTCCGCACGGTCGGCGACATTTCCTGCACGTGCCCGGTCGAGAGCGACGCGGACGACGTCGAGAAGATCATCGCCGAGACGGCGGTGACCGAGATCACCGAGCGCGGCGCGACCCGGATGGACGACCAGGCCTCCGAAGCCGCGATGGAACAGCGCAAGAAGCAAGGTTATTTCTGA
- a CDS encoding SDR family oxidoreductase — translation MATHTLADKVVLIAGGAKNLGGLIARDLASHGAKAVAIHYNSAASQAQAEETAAAVRAAGAEAATFQGDLTTAAAVAKLFDDAKQRFGKIDIAINTVGKVLKKPFTEISEAEYDDMFAVNSKSAFFFIKEAGRHLEDHGKLVTLVTSLLGAFTPFYAAYEGSKAPVEHFTRAASKEYGARGISVTAVGPGPMDTPFFYPAEGADAVAYHKTAAALSPFSKTGLTDIEDVVPFIRHLVTDGWWITGQTILINGGYTTK, via the coding sequence GTGGCAACTCATACGCTCGCAGACAAGGTCGTCCTGATCGCAGGCGGCGCAAAGAATCTCGGCGGCCTGATCGCCCGGGATTTGGCGAGCCACGGCGCGAAGGCAGTGGCGATTCACTACAACAGCGCCGCATCGCAGGCACAGGCCGAGGAGACCGCCGCCGCGGTGCGCGCGGCCGGCGCGGAAGCTGCCACGTTCCAGGGCGACCTGACGACGGCCGCCGCGGTCGCGAAGCTGTTCGACGACGCGAAGCAGCGCTTCGGCAAGATCGACATCGCGATCAACACGGTCGGCAAGGTGCTGAAGAAGCCGTTCACCGAGATCAGCGAGGCCGAGTACGACGACATGTTCGCGGTCAACAGCAAGTCGGCGTTCTTCTTCATCAAGGAAGCGGGGCGGCACCTCGAGGATCACGGCAAGCTCGTCACGCTCGTGACGTCGCTGCTCGGCGCGTTCACGCCGTTTTATGCGGCGTACGAAGGATCGAAGGCGCCGGTCGAGCATTTCACGCGCGCGGCATCGAAGGAATACGGCGCGCGCGGGATCTCGGTGACGGCCGTCGGGCCGGGTCCGATGGACACGCCGTTCTTCTATCCGGCCGAGGGGGCCGATGCGGTCGCGTATCACAAGACGGCGGCGGCGCTGTCGCCGTTCAGCAAGACGGGCCTGACCGACATCGAGGACGTCGTGCCGTTCATTCGCCATCTCGTCACCGACGGCTGGTGGATCACGGGCCAGACGATCCTGATCAACGGCGGCTATACGACCAAGTAA